A genomic region of Paramormyrops kingsleyae isolate MSU_618 chromosome 19, PKINGS_0.4, whole genome shotgun sequence contains the following coding sequences:
- the nme6 gene encoding nucleoside diphosphate kinase 6 isoform X3 → MAALVRRLRSVSDAFDYTTPWESPTAHSRDHKTRCGGSSFDTGGRFFYQRLVEYMSSGPMQAYILARDDAISRWRELMGPTKVFRARYTSPSSMRALYGLTDTRNTTHGSDSVESAHREIAFFFPEFNVREWMERSEPFFRMGHVEYDQQRRIHTVLGTA, encoded by the exons ATGGCAGCACTGGTAAGAAGACTACGATCTGTCTCG GATGCTTTTGACTACACTACGCCGTGGGAAAGCCCTACAGCTCACTCTCGCGATCATAAAACCCGATGCGGTGGCTCATCCTTTGATACTGGAG GAAGATTTTTCTACCAAAGGCTGGTTGAATACATGTCCAG TGGCCCAATGCAGGCGTACATCCTGGCCCGGGACGACGCCATCTCTCGCTGGAGGGAGCTGATGGGTCCCACCAAAGTGTTCCGGGCTCGGTACACGTCCCCGAGCAGCATGCGAGCCCTGTATGGGCTAACAGACACCAGGAACACTACTCATggctcag ATTCGGTGGAGTCGGCCCACAGAGAGATCGCCTTCTTCTTTCCGGAGTTCAATGTGCGAGAGTGGATGGAAAGGAGCGAACCATTTTTCCGGATGGGGCATGTGGAATATGACCAGCAGAGAAGGATACACACCGTGCTGGGAACAGCATGA
- the nme6 gene encoding nucleoside diphosphate kinase 6 isoform X1, which produces MLLTTLRRGKALQLTLAIIKPDAVAHPLILEALHQKILENNFIVIRSRELVWKRQESERFYAEHAGRFFYQRLVEYMSSGPMQAYILARDDAISRWRELMGPTKVFRARYTSPSSMRALYGLTDTRNTTHGSDSVESAHREIAFFFPEFNVREWMERSEPFFRMGHVEYDQQRRIHTVLGTA; this is translated from the exons ATGCTTTTGACTACACTACGCCGTGGGAAAGCCCTACAGCTCACTCTCGCGATCATAAAACCCGATGCGGTGGCTCATCCTTTGATACTGGAG GCTCTCCACCAAAAAATCCTCGAGAACAACTTCATTGTCATTAGATCGAGAGAGCTGGTGTGGAAGAGGCAAGAGTCAGAAAGGTTTTACGCGGAACATGCAG GAAGATTTTTCTACCAAAGGCTGGTTGAATACATGTCCAG TGGCCCAATGCAGGCGTACATCCTGGCCCGGGACGACGCCATCTCTCGCTGGAGGGAGCTGATGGGTCCCACCAAAGTGTTCCGGGCTCGGTACACGTCCCCGAGCAGCATGCGAGCCCTGTATGGGCTAACAGACACCAGGAACACTACTCATggctcag ATTCGGTGGAGTCGGCCCACAGAGAGATCGCCTTCTTCTTTCCGGAGTTCAATGTGCGAGAGTGGATGGAAAGGAGCGAACCATTTTTCCGGATGGGGCATGTGGAATATGACCAGCAGAGAAGGATACACACCGTGCTGGGAACAGCATGA
- the nme6 gene encoding nucleoside diphosphate kinase 6 isoform X2, translating into MQLLLLEELTTAGLMAALDAFDYTTPWESPTAHSRDHKTRCGGSSFDTGGRFFYQRLVEYMSSGPMQAYILARDDAISRWRELMGPTKVFRARYTSPSSMRALYGLTDTRNTTHGSDSVESAHREIAFFFPEFNVREWMERSEPFFRMGHVEYDQQRRIHTVLGTA; encoded by the exons ATGCAGCTGCTCCTTCTGGAAGAGCTGACAACTGCTGGGCTAATGGCAGCACTG GATGCTTTTGACTACACTACGCCGTGGGAAAGCCCTACAGCTCACTCTCGCGATCATAAAACCCGATGCGGTGGCTCATCCTTTGATACTGGAG GAAGATTTTTCTACCAAAGGCTGGTTGAATACATGTCCAG TGGCCCAATGCAGGCGTACATCCTGGCCCGGGACGACGCCATCTCTCGCTGGAGGGAGCTGATGGGTCCCACCAAAGTGTTCCGGGCTCGGTACACGTCCCCGAGCAGCATGCGAGCCCTGTATGGGCTAACAGACACCAGGAACACTACTCATggctcag ATTCGGTGGAGTCGGCCCACAGAGAGATCGCCTTCTTCTTTCCGGAGTTCAATGTGCGAGAGTGGATGGAAAGGAGCGAACCATTTTTCCGGATGGGGCATGTGGAATATGACCAGCAGAGAAGGATACACACCGTGCTGGGAACAGCATGA